Genomic DNA from Filimonas effusa:
TACTCTTATTACCTTCTTTATAAGCATAAATACAAAGTAGAACCGCAGTTTTTTGTATTGTGCTTTGATGAAATTTATCATCGCTGCAATCCATTAATGGTAAAATCTATGGATGATATTTCTGATGCTGCCAGCGCATCCAGAAGCATTTTATTAGGACTTAACCAAGATATGATCGACAAGCAAGGTGAATTTTGGACGGAATCAAGTATTAATTTTGTAACATGCCTAATCTGGTTTTTGCGCCTTTATAAAGATGGCATCTATTGCACATTACCCCATGTAATAGAATTTGCTCAGACAGATTTGCGGATGTTGCTGACGATTTTAAGAGCAGAACCGCAGCTAGAGGCACTTGTAAAACCATTTGTTTCAGCCCTCGAAGAAGATGCGGGAAAGCAACTTGTAGGGCAGATTTCAGGAGCAACAGTGAGTTTAGGAACCCTTTCAACACCTAATCTTTATTACGTGTTATCAGCTGACGATTTTACAATGACTATTAATGATCCGAAGGCACCAAAAATCGTTTGTCTTGTAAATAATCCAATGAAAGCAAACATTTACAGCCCTGTATTTTCCTTATACCTGAATAATCTTCAAAAGCTACTGAGAGAGCAGGACGAACAACCTTCCTTGATAATGTTAGAGGAATTTGCAACTCTTTCCTGGCCTGGGCTTTCCAAATTTTTAGGATATGCCAGATCATATCTGGTGGCGGTAGTAATGGTGCTACAGGACGCAGCACAATTGATCGCAAACTATGGACAGAAGCAGGCCAACGTAATAATGAGTATGGCAGGAAACCTGATTTCAGGGCAAGTAACCGGCCAGAGCGCTAAAGACCTTGCCGATAGGTTTGGTAAGATTATGCAAGACAGGGAAAGTGTCGCCATAAACAGTAGTGATACATCCGTTACCCACTCTAAGCAACTGGACTATGCTATTCCGCAGTCGGTTATTTCCTCATTATCAGCCGGTGAATTTGTAGGAGTGGTTGCAGACAATCCCGATCAGAAAATCGAGCATAAAATGTTCCATTCTGAATTTATTTTGGATGAAAAGCGTATAAAAAAGAGCATGCCTGCGTATAAGAACCCACCTAAACCTACCGTTGATAATAAAACAATATTAGAGGTTTTTGCTAAAATTAAAAAAGACATTCGCAACCTGGTTGCTGATGAAAGAGAGCGAATTTTAAGTACGCCTGAGCTAAAAGCGCTAATTATACCAGATAAAAAGTAGCACAATAATGATTGGAAATGCGGTCGTTTTGAAGGCTGCATTTCCAACCTTCAATAGTTTTTAAGTCCTACAGTTTGTATCGCACAATCATTCTTTCAATTCCTACCACACCAGTCAGGAAAGATGTACTTATGAAAAGCGGCCAGAAATTAGGCCATTTTACCGGTACGACCTCACTATATAAGAAAGCCACGGTGGTATAAAATGCTATAAAAACAAGGAGATGTATGGCTATTATCCTTCCTATTTTTTTTGCCTTCGCATTTGTAAGGGGTTTTATTACTTCAATGACGTACAAGCTCAATAACATTATCCCTGATGCCAGAATCATTATAAAGACAAAAAATGTGCTTTCCCATTTCAGGACATTGCCATTTAATATTGAACAGGCTACATAAAGGATAATAAAAAAATCGAAGCATTTGGTCAAAATGCCTGCTTTTTGCTGTTGCCATACCAATTGGATAATTGATTTTATATAAGGCAACTCCCGTCGCATTGCCCAATAACCATAACTGGTTTTCCGCTGAAATTTCAGTATGCACCTTTTCATGAATGATTGCTACTAGCAAAAAAATTTTTGCCATTAACAATATCTGTTTACCTGTCAGCATAATAAATAGTAAAAATGGATAATTTATGTGGAAATGAATTAATTGCTCTTGACAGTCGAAAATCACTAAATTTAGACTGAACACATTAAAATTGTACGATGATCCCTGACAAATTATTCAAAGCACTTCTGCACAATTGCCCAGGCTATGAGACTTTTTTGAAAGGTAATAGCTTGGAGCCAGGGTATAAACCAGATTTCGTTCTGAAGTGCAAAGATGACTACATCATACTGGAGAGTGAAAATTCTTCCAGTCGCAAAACTTTTGTCGGCGGAATGATGAAAGCTGCGCACTTTTTACAGGGAACTCGTACAGGCATGTTAATATTCGTAATCGTTCCAAAGGAAAATACATCTGTAACCGCAATAGCAAGGCATTTAAAATCATATCTCAAATGGATTGAGGACAAAACAAATCTTCGTGATGTTTATGTTATAGCTGCGGAGCATTACTATGATAAAAAAGAAGTTTTAATGTTGGGTGATACAAAATTCAAAAAAATTGCGGTGCGGGTATGATTTATAAACTCGATTATTTACCTAGTTCAATATTTCGTTAACGGTTTGCTCAGCAATATCCTGTAATCGGCTTACCTTCTCTAATAAAAGTTCTGTATAACCTTCTTTAATCTCATAATGATCTTCATACCTGGTTCCTAAATAAGCATTTTCAATGACATCTAATAACCTTCTTTCTTGCGGCGTATCGTCAGTGAAAACTAAATTCAGTTCCGGTGCAGATCTTCTTACGTATTTTCGCATGCTCCTGATCTGATGTGTTCTTTTTTCATAATAATCCAGGCTTTTCATT
This window encodes:
- a CDS encoding YWFCY domain-containing protein translates to MKSANDIGLKKIIDLTRWISVALLLLHFYFFCYGAFREWHFTTDVTERILGNIAASGLFSSLNKTKLFSLLFLGISLLGAQGRKSEKIGYRTGLAYLLSGLLTYFISALLFLTDLQATVVAVFYMSLTGLGYILVLTGGTLLTRIIKLKLKGDVFNKGNQTFPQEEKNWENKYSFNFPARYNLKGKIRSSFVSIVNPFRNLLLLGLPGSGKTLWGVKEILRQAIFKGYAICLHDFKPRDLTDFTYSYYLLYKHKYKVEPQFFVLCFDEIYHRCNPLMVKSMDDISDAASASRSILLGLNQDMIDKQGEFWTESSINFVTCLIWFLRLYKDGIYCTLPHVIEFAQTDLRMLLTILRAEPQLEALVKPFVSALEEDAGKQLVGQISGATVSLGTLSTPNLYYVLSADDFTMTINDPKAPKIVCLVNNPMKANIYSPVFSLYLNNLQKLLREQDEQPSLIMLEEFATLSWPGLSKFLGYARSYLVAVVMVLQDAAQLIANYGQKQANVIMSMAGNLISGQVTGQSAKDLADRFGKIMQDRESVAINSSDTSVTHSKQLDYAIPQSVISSLSAGEFVGVVADNPDQKIEHKMFHSEFILDEKRIKKSMPAYKNPPKPTVDNKTILEVFAKIKKDIRNLVADERERILSTPELKALIIPDKK